TGtcctgtaatataaaataaaaaaacaaacatataatttttatattatctgtatcaTAGCATTCAGAATTTAGATTATGAATGTACATTATTGTGTATTGAATTTTACAAGTGtacttactattttatttttatacttgtaCATAACGTAGCTAAGTATTTCATAGATCAATTCTAGGGACACCAGATATAGTACTACTGATACTATCTTCTCATCTGTATCCAATATGTCTGATTTAAGGATTTTGAATATGAGATATGTGCAGAACGGCCCTCTTAGAGACACAAACatcaacaaatatatcatCTCAATTATGTAAAATGGCATCGTTTGACCATAACCTTCATTACGCAGAAGCCTGTAATGTTTTtagaacaaataataaactgataataaatctattttatatattacatatatttagttattaatcaAGTTACCATAAAACCTGTGAGTATAAACCATgaccttataaaaaaaaaacaccttgAAATTCTCGTTGCtaagtaaagtttttttagaACAATAGTGTATTAATCAGTTAATTCTATacacacatttttaaaaaccgAATGACTTTTTGCTTTagataaaactaatatcatataatgacGTAGTATTAAAAGAACGacgtttgtaaaatatatttagcaaCAAACCATCGCGTTTGCAAAAGTGGATTGGTGACCTCCATCAGCGCCAGCGTGCAGGCGAACGTACATCCCGTATAGTCCTTGGTCATGTAAATATTGACCCCTATCAAAGCAGTCAAATGATGGCAGAGTATGACGTAGCTATTCGACCAGTATATAAGGCACCACACCAAGTCAAATGCGAAGTAACCCCACGACCAAAGCATTAGGGCGTAATGAGCTACCGTTATTTTTGCTGAAAGACATTATTTTCACTGTTGTTTTCaataataggtatatatatgatttttaaaagaaaatcctATTCAACGAGTttcatacttaaaaatatatgtatctaaatgaaaatggaaaaagctaaacatattttatttaaaaccaggCTCTTAATATTGGGTGttaatgattttcatttaataatataaatatataacataacttACACGTGAGAGAATGTTTCGTAATAGTTGTCAAACCACATTGCCACAGTCCAGCCACAGTTGCTACACTGCCATGAAGTAGGGTAATCACCCTGGAGGACCATTCCGGATTTTTCTCTGGCGCGTTATGAGCACAGCATAGATACGACCAACCCCAAAAGATAAATGAGCAGAGTTTGAGCAACGAAGTCGTCGATAGCTCATGTTGGAGCCCCATATAGCTAAATTAGGagttaaatattgataaaaacaaagatcatggctttcattttaattaaatacatatttgggATCCATTTAGCatgatgttagttttatttgttcatcgactgttatattttctatttgattacaaaatttaatgtcaatCAACTTTTATAAATGGCTGACAAAAAAGGTCTTAAATAAAAGGTgaattatagaaattaaataatttttaagatatattggCTCATCGTTTTAActctaacaataattttaagtaccCTAAGTATGATATCATTAGTTTCATTCTAtgggacataaaaatataaaacaacgaattatctacatacatttattgaatGACAACGAACAAATGTAGACAaacttgatttataaaaatctctcACTATGGaggataacaaatattatttatccaaataatttcttactattcacatataaaacatCAATGTATTTACGTACACGTAATTAGTAGtgcagttttatataatatacttataacattttataaattaataccatttttgaattattatatacgaaaGAAATGGTCATATAATCTGTAATTACTTGATtatcttttgttataaaaatatcctgTCATCAGGTTATAATTAActagtattttatacatttagcGATAAATGATCCAGCATCCATTTGTCTCATTTGCTAATAATAAGacaggtaataaaaaatacatggttaatatttattgtttataatgaaaacttcGAAATCTTTTTCAGatataaaaagtgtaaaaaaaaagaatgtacttattatacctcacaaacatatatatattttaagtaaaaatattttgcttcagTTCAgtcagtttttaataaaaagttattacctATTCAATTTATGTaatctgtatataaatactacATTGTATACATATTACTTTTAGACAAGAAgatttccttaaaatatttttatggaaatattCCTTAGGGCATTCGCGTTCAACGTAAATTTTACATCCACAAGCTTAATCTCACaatatacaacaaaacaaaaataaagtaaatttaaatatagcaaaATTTAGATAAGTTACCGGCAACGCAATTTatctacatatttttctatcgCTCGATATCGGCTGAGTGGCATAGCGTCCTTTAGCATTTGCCGGAAACGCACATCTTCTGAAAGTGCGAGACAGAGGTGCTTTGCATGTAACCGGGCTTCAGGACTTGCATCTCCTAGCAATTCTCCAGCAGCACGCAAAATTACAACACGAGGTTCTATGGGTAGATCTAGTATACGAGAGGAGCCTTGTTGTCTAACTAGTTTTGTGAGTGCTTGTGCAGCTGCAGCGCGTACTGGTCCGGCTCTGTGAGAAGCCCCTCTTCTAACGAGCGCTACGCCAGCACGAGCACAATTGCCACCACAAGCGACTCGTCCAAGCGCCGTGGTTGCGTCGGCTCTGAGAAACCGATTAACATCAGCACATCTTTCCAATAAAGCACTGGTGGCTTCTTCCAACTCTGGATCTAGACATCTTCCTCGATTCTCAAATAAAGCACCCATTGTTGAACAAGCGGCTCTAGCCACTCTGGATCTTAATGATCGAACGTGAGCAGCGACACTGCGAGTCGCTGCCCTCCAGCTAGCGGCTGGAGCTCTGGCGATTTCGTCTTTTGCCAGTCTTTCGGTTTCAATAAGACTTGACACTATCGTTTCCCAGTCCTCATGCCGCGCTGGTATCATGCATTCTGCTAAGGAGGTACGAACGTCACGGTCGGGTGGCTTTTCTATTACTAGACTTGGTGGTTCCGGTGTGGCATTCTGAGATCTCATCGAAGCTGAGGAAATATTTGATGTAACGCTGTTTTTGGATGGAGTTGTTGCTCCTGGTGATGATTTTGCACTTGCTGATTTAGTTTCTGGACTCCGCTCAGTATCATGATGAGAATTTTCTTgagtttcttttattatggATTTAACAGACGATGTTTCCGCAGCTGTCTCTGAAGATGCAATAGACTTTTCAGAAATATCTTCAATCTGTATCGAGGGTGTCCGAGATCGCTGTACATTCTCTTcttcatttttatcattaccAGTTTCagttgtaaatagtttttcggtttctttttcattttcattttcagtTTCTTCTTTTTCTTGCTTCTCTTCGTTATTGCCCGAATCTCTGTAATTGGAAATAACGTTTAATAGATTATCGAATGTGAATGTTAAAGAGTTTGGGGTTAAGTACCTAGTGTGGCAAGGCAAATCTGCAACGAGATCTGGCGTTTTTACCGGTGCGGGTTGGACAGCGCCGGCGCGTTCGCAACACCATAGCCACTGCATGCCACCGAGGCGGACGTCTAACTGCCGACCCAACGCCTCACACTAAACGACCTTTGTATCTAACGCAATCTACTTCTACTTGTGTTGATGAACCCAACCCcctatattatgttaataccCTCCTACCTACACACCGACTGAATAAGTAAGTAGtgaaagtacaaaaaaaaaattgtttttcattttattatcgcGACTTTATTTCACTGTTTGAAATATGGTATTTTAAAAGCTATACATATTAAGTAACAAATTTGTATCGGCTGTAAACGATGTGGATCGTCTAAAGTATGTAATTTCGTTTGAATGTGGGTTACAATGTACACGCTATATATGTATCGGTAACAGTCACTTAACCCCGCTTTAGTTGGTGCCATCGAACTTTAGTCCCTTAAATGTGTAATTGAAACACGTCCATATATCAGGGCAGTTTGTTTCATAGAAATAACAACTAGTTATCGACCCATTGacctaaaatataaacacaagtGGCGTCAGATCCTGTGATGTATTGTGTACAAGAGCTATTCACGTTGCTACGATACGCCGGtttaaaacaacttattataatttggcGTTCTGATTAATATGGCTAATGTATGGAATGGTTCAAAGAAATTAGTTGTTTGTGAAATTGAAAAGGGTGACGAAATCCCGGAACTTGCAAGGCGAGGTCGTTCGACGAAAATGATTCACGTTTAGAAGCTAAAATCAATATCTCATTGGGAATAAAGGCAGATTAATGTGGacgacatttaaaaacttgtCAGAGACGCTACAACGTGTGTCACAAggtgtttaataatatataaaaacaatctaaaagacatcatatatacAGTTCACTTTGTgagttaatacaaattaaaactaaagatGTTTTGctatacattttacatatatattatattatactccGTCcggtgatatttttaaaaaggcaTTTTAACTTTGAAGTTTCCATCCGTTCTCTAGTGGTATTTTCGAAGACGATTGCAAATTTTCCGCTAGTTTGActatgaaagtaaataaaaagctCCATGATATCTATACATACAAATCAGTAACTTTCGTCTGATTACTGAGcgaattaaagataaatatattcaacatgcaataactataatatataagcagAAATATGATATactctattttaaattaaataagaatcaTTATTCcataaacattaacaaaataatatcaattgcATCTTATTCAAGTGTATATTTCTGTAAATGCATCTCAGGTGCGAGGCTCCTATTTTGGACTCGTTGTTTTATTCACTGCTGCTGTGATAATCAATGTAAATTAGTTGTGTGAATTggaaatttaagtttatttgtataattaaaaatagacttAATTAAATGCACTGATGCTTTAATTCGTAATTATAAACTTGTTTGCTAAATAATTGGCGGCAATTTGCAATTTCCATTGTTTGCTTACGAGGATAGTACAAAGTAAAACATGTTTTCAACCCCTGCGTGATGTTTACTAAGCCTACCTACCCTTAGTTTGTACATTAACACACTACAAACTAagagttaatagttttttctttCAGATTAAAGCATAATATCTATTGAGGATAAAACATACCCTAAGCTACGATCAAACTAACAGGCTAAATAGTTTtgccaatttaaatttatttaagataaaaaaaaaaaataacgtttgCTTGGTTACTTCAATCCGCTTCCTATTTATAGAGTAATATCTTAATCTTATAgtgttatacaaataatataataattagagCCTAGTAATTAATTGTCTAAGAGCCCGAACGATTATTTAtgcaaataattatcaatgcTAATGTTTTGTTCGACGTCGTCTTTCATATTCTAAACAGTGGTTATAAAatgatgtttaatttatatccttGAGTAAACATTTGTCCAGACGTTTCTTTGCttatatttgattgttttgtaatagatttaagatatttcatcactttttttgtattacgAAATACTTATGAAATACTAgggtttttttaaagatttaagtaaggattttataaaacctGTGCAAGCAATGGAAATGTTAACAAAGTATATACATGAACCTAACGATAAAACCGCTATTGTAGTTGGCTTCTTTCgtttgcatatatatatgtattattaattcaaactaatattataaaaactatggcaatattattttcctatagtttaaaatttttattgttaatgtaaaaaatatctaaaatatgtgTGAAatgatattcatataaaaatatatttgttcttcCGTTTTTCTTTATGGAACTTTTTTCTATGGATCTTTCGTCTTTCTTGGTTATTAAATCgattgtcaaaatattataatgctctatttatatattaatttcataaaaaaaaactaatagtGATGTGATTATTTTGTGATAGAGTCTAAAAACTTAACTTACCGATGAACCGCAACAAAGGGTTCCAGTACAATATCTCTTGCTGGTGGCGAGATACctaggaaaaatataaaaaaaataaaaata
The genomic region above belongs to Danaus plexippus chromosome 4, MEX_DaPlex, whole genome shotgun sequence and contains:
- the LOC116768798 gene encoding TLC domain-containing protein 5-like: MGLQHELSTTSLLKLCSFIFWGWSYLCCAHNAPEKNPEWSSRVITLLHGSVATVAGLWQCGLTTITKHSLTSKITVAHYALMLWSWGYFAFDLVWCLIYWSNSYVILCHHLTALIGVNIYMTKDYTGCTFACTLALMEVTNPLLQTRWLLRNEGYGQTMPFYIIEMIYLLMFVSLRGPFCTYLIFKILKSDILDTDEKIVSVVLYLVSLELIYEILSYVMYKYKNKIDTFRGLANELGVVLNYMP